A single genomic interval of Antarcticibacterium arcticum harbors:
- a CDS encoding tetratricopeptide repeat protein, whose translation MKIKLFTIALSLFSVVAIAQKKEIRDAGKAIEKGSYAEAKSLLTQAEASLGSANAKLKADFYLYKGHAYLGNGENTSVKDLMTAAEAFKQAQQLGDNEAVNGLSAVTNSLVQSAIKDQNSENYSAAGDKLYAGYQMNPKDTIYLYYAASNAINAKEYDKALKYYEDLRDLGYDGSEVEYIAVNKATGEEESMNKAQRDLMVKAGQYINPEDRKSPPKKGEIMKNIALIHIANGNEDKAIAAMDAAKLANPDDLTLLQSEADMYYRMGQKDKYKEIMEGIVKKDPNNATLYYNLGVTSFEIGDNPTAIEYYKKALAIDPNLNDARLNIAAAILAKEAAIVEEMNSLGMSKADTKKYDELGAQRKVIYKEALPYLEAVMEKDPNNKEAMRTTMNIYYQLGENAKAEAIQAKLDASKQ comes from the coding sequence ATGAAAATCAAGTTATTTACCATAGCATTATCACTTTTTTCGGTAGTAGCTATAGCTCAAAAAAAAGAGATCCGGGATGCCGGAAAAGCAATTGAAAAGGGAAGTTATGCAGAAGCTAAGTCCCTGCTCACCCAGGCAGAAGCCAGTTTAGGCAGCGCCAATGCCAAGTTAAAGGCAGATTTTTACCTGTACAAAGGCCACGCTTATCTTGGGAATGGGGAAAATACCTCTGTAAAAGACTTAATGACTGCTGCTGAAGCATTCAAACAAGCACAGCAATTAGGAGATAATGAGGCTGTGAATGGATTAAGTGCTGTTACAAATTCACTTGTTCAAAGCGCTATAAAAGATCAAAATTCTGAAAATTATAGTGCCGCGGGAGATAAATTGTATGCCGGGTACCAAATGAACCCAAAAGATACCATTTATTTATATTACGCTGCTTCCAATGCGATCAATGCAAAGGAATATGATAAAGCCCTTAAGTATTATGAAGACCTAAGAGACCTTGGATATGATGGTTCTGAAGTTGAATATATCGCTGTAAATAAAGCTACAGGTGAAGAGGAAAGTATGAATAAGGCTCAAAGAGACTTAATGGTGAAAGCTGGACAATACATAAATCCTGAAGACAGAAAATCGCCACCTAAAAAAGGTGAGATAATGAAGAACATTGCATTGATCCATATCGCTAATGGGAATGAGGATAAAGCTATAGCTGCAATGGATGCAGCCAAACTTGCAAATCCTGATGATCTTACTCTTTTACAATCTGAAGCTGATATGTACTATAGAATGGGTCAAAAAGATAAGTATAAGGAGATCATGGAAGGTATCGTTAAAAAGGATCCTAATAATGCAACCCTTTATTATAACCTTGGTGTTACTTCTTTTGAAATAGGAGATAATCCAACAGCTATTGAATACTATAAGAAAGCTCTTGCAATAGACCCTAACCTAAACGATGCCCGTTTAAATATTGCTGCTGCAATTCTTGCAAAGGAAGCTGCAATTGTAGAAGAAATGAACAGTTTGGGAATGAGCAAGGCAGATACCAAGAAGTACGATGAACTTGGAGCACAACGTAAAGTAATTTATAAAGAAGCTTTACCTTACCTTGAAGCGGTGATGGAGAAAGATCCAAATAACAAAGAAGCTATGCGTACTACTATGAACATCTATTATCAACTTGGTGAAAATGCCAAAGCTGAAGCCATTCAGGCAAAATTAGATGCATCAAAGCAGTAA
- a CDS encoding NAD-dependent succinate-semialdehyde dehydrogenase, translating into MITSTNPYTGEEFASVKEYSPAQIDKALETAHLGFESWKQIGIKERGQLLKNAARELKNNKKQYAETITREMGKPLSQSIAEIEKCAWVCEYYAENGEQHLENEVIETDAYKSYVSFEPLGIILAVMPWNYPFWQVFRFAAPALMAGNMAVLKHASNVMQSANNIQKVFENAGFPKGCFQNIPVSSDKVEDIIKDKRIKAVTLTGSTPAGRAIASVAGEHIKKSVLELGGSNALVIFEDANLEEAAKTCVQARYQNTGQSCIAGKRLLLQENIADKFLKIFTEKVKELKSGDPMDEETFVGVMAREDLAKDLEDQVNTSVAEGATIHLGGKRKGTWFEPTILTKVTPKMPVFAEETFGPVIGVTTFNSKRDAIDLVNSSQFGLGVSLFTEDLKSVEELIPKFEDGAVFINELVKSDPRLPFGGTKISGYGRELSVHGIREFVNKKTVFIKKF; encoded by the coding sequence ATGATCACCTCCACCAATCCTTACACGGGAGAAGAGTTTGCAAGTGTTAAAGAATATAGTCCAGCTCAAATAGATAAAGCCCTTGAAACAGCTCATCTTGGTTTTGAAAGCTGGAAACAAATAGGTATAAAAGAAAGGGGCCAACTATTAAAAAATGCAGCCCGGGAATTAAAGAACAATAAAAAGCAATATGCTGAAACCATTACCAGGGAGATGGGAAAGCCTCTTTCACAATCTATTGCTGAAATTGAAAAATGTGCGTGGGTATGTGAATATTATGCTGAAAATGGAGAGCAGCACCTGGAAAATGAGGTCATTGAAACAGATGCCTATAAAAGTTATGTATCGTTTGAACCCCTGGGTATTATCCTGGCGGTAATGCCATGGAATTATCCTTTCTGGCAGGTTTTCAGGTTTGCTGCACCTGCATTAATGGCCGGTAATATGGCAGTTCTAAAACACGCCAGTAACGTAATGCAGTCTGCCAACAACATACAAAAGGTATTTGAAAATGCAGGATTCCCAAAGGGATGTTTTCAAAATATACCTGTAAGCAGTGATAAAGTTGAGGATATAATTAAAGACAAACGCATTAAGGCGGTAACCCTAACCGGAAGTACACCGGCAGGCCGGGCCATAGCCTCGGTTGCAGGAGAGCACATAAAGAAATCTGTCCTGGAATTGGGTGGAAGCAATGCTCTGGTGATCTTCGAAGATGCCAATCTTGAGGAAGCCGCTAAAACATGTGTACAGGCAAGATACCAAAACACCGGTCAAAGTTGTATTGCGGGGAAAAGATTGCTGCTTCAGGAAAATATTGCAGATAAATTTCTTAAAATTTTTACTGAGAAGGTAAAGGAACTTAAATCTGGCGATCCCATGGACGAAGAAACCTTTGTTGGTGTAATGGCACGGGAAGACCTGGCCAAAGACCTAGAAGATCAGGTAAACACCTCTGTGGCCGAGGGAGCTACCATCCATTTAGGTGGAAAAAGAAAAGGCACCTGGTTCGAACCTACCATTTTAACCAAGGTTACCCCAAAAATGCCTGTTTTTGCTGAAGAAACTTTTGGGCCTGTAATTGGAGTGACCACTTTTAACTCAAAGAGGGATGCCATAGATCTTGTAAACAGTTCTCAATTTGGGTTAGGTGTGTCTTTGTTTACTGAAGATTTAAAAAGTGTTGAAGAGCTTATTCCCAAATTTGAAGATGGGGCAGTATTTATTAATGAACTGGTGAAAAGTGATCCTAGGCTTCCCTTTGGGGGTACAAAAATCTCAGGATATGGAAGGGAGTTATCAGTTCACGGAATTAGGGAATTTGTAAATAAGAAAACTGTCTTTATTAAAAAATTCTAG
- a CDS encoding HD family phosphohydrolase — MNHYINNFYKNQAFFYKAFLFILTAVMVVYLMPKGGKFKYEITKGKPWQYENLYAPFDFAILKTNEEIVKEKDQIIANHIPYFNYNEEIVEKVKLNAAEQISVVFSDSIINRRGRVISEFVATALDGLYENGVLQEQTRLAEDHLVYLKKGNIADEITYGKIFLQEEIPDYLTTNINRSNLTSLRPELLELFYNSIEPNVIYDSSFTQKELDSKLNSISYTRGSIERGTIIISRGEILEGQKLNVLNSLKQEYESQIWSESSYNWILFGYSLLVSMALLMLLLFIRKYRRDIYENNVKITFIFFNILLMVFLTTLVVNFEPRYVYIVPLSILPLTLKAFFDSRLGLFSHVITVLILGFVVPNSYEYMFLQIIAGIVTILTVSELYKRANLFISVGQITFIYIVVYFAITVIQEGNVQDLDMEMFLTFILGGLATLFVQPLIYIYEKLFGLVSDMSLLELSDTNSKLLKELSEKAPGTFHHSLNVANLAEASANEIGANAMLVRVGALYHDIGKMENPTYFSENQTTSVNSHDELSPKESAEIIIGHVIKGIEIAKKNNLPDRVIDFIRTHHGTSTVYFFYMKEKEQNETAVAANFRYPGPIPFSRETALLMMCDSVEAASKSLKEPTTAKIDDFVEKIINKQMDEGQFLNSNITFKEIQLIKKILKQKLKNIFHLRVEYPE; from the coding sequence ATGAACCACTACATTAATAATTTTTATAAAAACCAGGCCTTTTTCTACAAGGCTTTTTTATTTATCCTTACTGCGGTAATGGTGGTTTATTTAATGCCCAAGGGCGGAAAATTCAAATATGAGATTACCAAAGGGAAACCATGGCAATATGAAAATTTATATGCTCCGTTTGATTTTGCAATTCTTAAGACCAATGAGGAAATTGTAAAGGAAAAGGACCAGATCATTGCCAATCATATTCCCTACTTTAATTATAATGAAGAAATTGTTGAGAAGGTAAAACTAAATGCTGCGGAACAAATCTCTGTTGTTTTTAGTGACAGTATCATTAACCGGAGAGGGCGGGTAATTTCAGAATTTGTGGCAACTGCCCTGGACGGATTGTATGAGAACGGGGTGCTCCAGGAACAAACGAGATTGGCCGAAGATCATCTGGTTTACCTGAAAAAGGGCAATATCGCCGATGAGATCACATATGGAAAAATTTTTCTTCAGGAGGAGATCCCCGATTATTTAACCACCAATATCAACCGGAGCAATTTAACTTCCCTGCGCCCGGAACTTCTGGAGCTTTTCTATAACAGTATTGAGCCTAATGTGATCTATGACAGTTCCTTTACCCAAAAAGAACTTGATAGCAAATTAAATTCCATTTCCTATACCCGGGGCAGTATAGAAAGAGGTACAATAATTATTTCCCGGGGCGAGATCTTAGAAGGGCAAAAACTGAATGTTTTAAATTCCCTGAAACAGGAATATGAATCTCAAATATGGAGTGAATCCAGTTATAACTGGATCCTATTTGGGTACAGCCTGCTGGTGTCAATGGCCTTGTTGATGCTCCTTCTGTTCATCAGGAAATACAGGAGGGATATTTATGAGAACAATGTAAAGATCACCTTTATATTTTTCAATATACTGCTCATGGTTTTTCTTACCACCCTGGTGGTGAATTTTGAGCCAAGGTATGTATATATTGTTCCCTTATCAATATTACCACTTACTTTAAAAGCTTTCTTTGATTCCAGGCTGGGGTTGTTTTCGCACGTTATTACGGTGCTCATCCTGGGGTTTGTGGTCCCTAACAGTTATGAATATATGTTCCTCCAGATCATTGCCGGGATCGTAACTATTTTAACCGTATCTGAACTTTATAAGAGGGCTAACCTCTTTATTTCTGTAGGGCAAATAACTTTTATCTATATAGTGGTTTACTTTGCAATCACGGTAATTCAGGAAGGGAATGTACAGGACCTTGACATGGAAATGTTCTTAACCTTTATCCTGGGTGGTCTTGCTACGCTTTTCGTGCAGCCACTTATTTATATATATGAGAAATTGTTCGGTCTGGTATCAGATATGTCATTACTGGAATTATCTGATACCAATTCGAAACTCCTGAAAGAGCTTTCTGAAAAGGCTCCGGGAACTTTTCATCATTCGCTCAATGTGGCCAATCTTGCCGAAGCTTCTGCCAATGAAATTGGTGCAAATGCAATGCTGGTGAGGGTAGGGGCCCTTTATCACGATATCGGGAAAATGGAAAATCCAACCTATTTTTCTGAAAATCAAACAACTTCTGTCAATTCTCATGATGAACTTTCACCTAAAGAAAGTGCAGAAATTATCATTGGTCACGTGATCAAAGGTATTGAGATCGCCAAAAAGAATAATTTGCCGGACAGGGTAATTGATTTTATCAGGACACATCATGGGACAAGTACCGTTTATTTCTTCTATATGAAGGAAAAGGAACAAAACGAGACTGCGGTGGCAGCAAACTTCAGGTATCCGGGACCAATTCCTTTTAGTCGTGAAACGGCTCTTTTAATGATGTGCGATAGTGTGGAAGCCGCCAGTAAAAGCCTTAAAGAACCTACAACCGCTAAAATTGATGATTTTGTAGAGAAAATAATAAACAAGCAAATGGATGAAGGCCAGTTCCTTAATTCAAATATTACTTTCAAAGAGATCCAGCTCATAAAAAAAATTCTCAAGCAAAAGCTTAAGAATATTTTTCATTTACGGGTGGAATATCCCGAGTAA
- a CDS encoding DUF3307 domain-containing protein — MDNLLLLLQLLLAHLVADFVLQPKSWIAHKRKYKARSYILVIHSLLAGILTLIFLQSVEWWYAALFISVTHYFIDMWKLRQQKDDLKYFLLDQLFHAVILILVWLYLINGFPQLIPSLKSLFNSVQFLAILGGYLLVIFPAGYLIGKATRRWQDEIEPTYKMNSLEAAGRYIGIFERILVLTFIITDNFAAIGFLIAAKSILRFSDKTETGARKQTEYVLIGTLMSFAITILLGLLIRALILQ, encoded by the coding sequence ATGGATAATCTTCTATTATTACTACAACTCTTGCTGGCCCATCTTGTTGCAGATTTTGTTCTGCAGCCCAAGTCCTGGATAGCACACAAAAGAAAATATAAGGCCAGGTCTTACATTCTGGTGATACATTCCTTACTTGCAGGTATACTTACACTTATTTTTCTTCAATCGGTAGAATGGTGGTATGCAGCCTTATTTATAAGTGTAACCCATTATTTTATAGATATGTGGAAGCTGCGCCAACAAAAAGATGATTTAAAATATTTTCTTTTAGACCAATTGTTTCACGCAGTTATTTTGATACTGGTATGGTTATACCTCATAAATGGATTTCCTCAATTAATACCGTCATTAAAAAGCCTGTTCAACTCGGTTCAGTTTTTGGCGATACTGGGAGGATACCTCTTGGTTATTTTTCCGGCCGGGTATCTAATAGGAAAAGCCACCCGGCGCTGGCAGGATGAAATAGAACCAACTTACAAAATGAATAGCCTGGAAGCAGCTGGCAGGTACATAGGGATATTTGAAAGGATCCTTGTCCTTACTTTTATTATAACTGATAATTTCGCTGCCATAGGTTTTCTCATAGCAGCCAAGTCCATTTTACGGTTCAGTGATAAAACCGAGACCGGGGCCAGAAAACAAACCGAATATGTGCTCATTGGTACCTTAATGAGCTTTGCCATAACGATCTTACTGGGCTTGTTGATACGGGCCCTGATCCTCCAGTAA
- a CDS encoding NUDIX domain-containing protein yields MSKQNIQITVDAVIFVKEETSSPKVLLIQRKKDPFINQWALPGGFLENDELLEDGAKRELEEETGLRVSHLEQVGIFANPGRDPRGRIISIAFTTSLSQEVPVKASDDAMDAKWFNIKNLPETAFDHEEIIEIALMRSQKE; encoded by the coding sequence ATGAGCAAACAAAACATTCAAATAACCGTAGATGCGGTGATATTTGTTAAGGAGGAAACCTCTTCACCTAAGGTTTTACTTATTCAAAGAAAAAAAGACCCTTTCATAAATCAATGGGCCTTGCCCGGTGGTTTTTTGGAGAATGATGAGCTGCTTGAAGATGGAGCCAAAAGGGAACTTGAGGAGGAAACCGGGCTCCGGGTGTCGCACCTGGAACAGGTAGGAATTTTTGCAAATCCCGGACGGGATCCCCGTGGCCGGATTATTTCTATTGCCTTTACGACCAGTTTATCCCAGGAAGTTCCAGTTAAAGCAAGTGATGATGCTATGGATGCTAAATGGTTTAATATCAAAAATTTACCTGAAACCGCTTTTGATCATGAGGAAATCATTGAAATAGCTTTAATGCGGTCTCAAAAAGAGTAA
- a CDS encoding transcription elongation factor — protein MVHNKKEVFQKCLIVADQLIQKYQDKMDNIKESMEANDVHTDYDEEGSNGELLGDFERYASLLDNARKMKETLSRVDREHYSEQIKFGSLIETEKNYYFIAAPLGNVGMDDGSIIYAISTDAPIYEKLEGKSKGDTFSLKDEEIKILDVH, from the coding sequence ATGGTTCATAATAAAAAAGAAGTATTTCAAAAATGTTTAATTGTAGCCGATCAATTGATACAGAAATACCAGGACAAGATGGATAACATTAAAGAATCCATGGAGGCAAATGATGTTCATACAGATTATGATGAGGAAGGAAGTAACGGTGAATTACTGGGAGATTTTGAGCGCTATGCTTCCCTTCTTGACAATGCTCGAAAAATGAAGGAAACCTTAAGCCGGGTAGACCGTGAACATTACAGCGAGCAAATAAAATTTGGAAGCCTCATAGAAACTGAAAAAAACTATTATTTTATTGCCGCACCCCTGGGGAATGTTGGAATGGATGATGGTAGTATTATATATGCAATATCTACAGATGCCCCTATCTATGAAAAGTTAGAGGGAAAATCTAAAGGAGATACCTTTAGCCTGAAAGATGAGGAAATAAAGATCCTGGACGTGCATTAA
- a CDS encoding acetyl-CoA C-acyltransferase — MKEVVIVSAARTPIGSFMGSLSTVPATKLGSIAIKGALNKINLKPELVDEVLMGNVVQAGVGQAPARQAALGAGIPDTVPCTTVNKVCASGMKSIMQGAQAIMLGDANIVVAGGMENMSMIPHYLHLRTGQKFGPATMVDGMQKDGLVDAYDHNAMGTCADLCATEHNFSREDQDAFAIKSYERSAKAWKEGKFDNEIVPVEVPQRKGDPVIFKEDEEFKNVQIDKIASLRPAFSKDGTVTAANASTINDGAAAVVLMSREKADELGLKALAVIKGFADAAQEPKWFTTAPAKALPKALDKAGISKDDVDFFEFNEAFAVVGLANMKLLGLTDENTNVNGGAVSLGHPLGCSGARIVITLLNVLEQKDAKTGAAAICNGGGGASAIVIQRD; from the coding sequence ATGAAAGAAGTAGTAATAGTAAGTGCTGCAAGGACACCCATTGGAAGTTTCATGGGTAGTTTGTCTACGGTTCCTGCAACTAAATTAGGATCTATAGCCATAAAAGGGGCACTTAACAAAATAAATTTAAAACCTGAACTGGTGGATGAAGTATTAATGGGAAATGTAGTTCAGGCAGGTGTAGGCCAGGCTCCGGCGAGACAGGCTGCCCTAGGTGCAGGAATTCCCGATACTGTTCCCTGTACAACTGTTAATAAGGTTTGTGCAAGTGGGATGAAATCTATAATGCAGGGAGCCCAGGCCATTATGCTGGGAGATGCCAATATAGTGGTTGCCGGCGGAATGGAAAATATGAGTATGATCCCCCATTATTTACACCTTAGAACTGGGCAAAAATTTGGGCCTGCAACCATGGTTGACGGGATGCAAAAAGATGGATTGGTTGATGCTTATGATCATAACGCAATGGGCACCTGTGCCGATCTTTGTGCTACGGAACATAATTTTTCCCGTGAAGACCAGGATGCCTTTGCTATAAAATCCTATGAAAGATCTGCTAAGGCCTGGAAGGAAGGAAAATTTGACAATGAGATAGTTCCGGTAGAGGTGCCGCAACGTAAAGGTGATCCTGTGATCTTTAAGGAAGATGAGGAATTTAAAAATGTACAAATTGATAAAATTGCCTCCCTGCGCCCCGCCTTTTCTAAAGACGGTACTGTAACGGCTGCAAATGCTTCTACTATAAATGATGGTGCCGCAGCTGTAGTTTTAATGAGCCGGGAAAAAGCTGATGAACTTGGATTAAAAGCACTTGCGGTAATAAAAGGATTTGCAGATGCTGCACAGGAACCAAAATGGTTTACTACAGCTCCTGCCAAAGCGCTGCCTAAAGCTCTGGACAAAGCCGGAATAAGCAAAGATGATGTAGATTTCTTCGAGTTCAATGAGGCTTTTGCAGTGGTAGGATTGGCAAATATGAAATTACTGGGCTTAACAGATGAGAACACCAACGTAAATGGTGGTGCAGTTTCTTTGGGACATCCCCTTGGATGTTCAGGTGCAAGGATAGTAATTACGTTGCTGAATGTCCTGGAACAAAAAGATGCTAAAACAGGTGCAGCAGCCATTTGCAATGGTGGTGGCGGGGCTTCAGCAATAGTTATCCAGAGAGATTAA
- a CDS encoding LolA family protein → MKYAYPHIFIILCFLISTSQAQTAEEIVDCYLEKSGGIENLKALKATKINASIKSEGREIPLEIYNTRSGKQAVIININGESITQFAFDGEIMWTTDMLTGIPEKGLQEVTENIKLTANDFPTPFLNYREKGYTLEYLGETKFDKDRAHKIRLIQEPIFINGQEQESFLVYYFDKKTSLPIGKASEITVDGQLQEVNESRLSNYKEVSGLLFPFTVIESGQKIKIKNIVLNHEIDPAIFTFPTNQSN, encoded by the coding sequence ATGAAGTACGCATACCCTCATATTTTTATCATTCTTTGTTTTTTAATATCAACATCTCAGGCACAAACTGCGGAAGAAATTGTGGATTGTTATTTAGAAAAGTCGGGGGGTATTGAAAATTTAAAGGCTCTAAAAGCCACCAAAATTAATGCTTCTATAAAATCTGAAGGTAGGGAGATCCCATTGGAGATCTATAATACACGATCTGGTAAGCAGGCTGTAATAATTAATATAAATGGGGAAAGCATCACTCAGTTCGCGTTTGATGGCGAGATCATGTGGACAACAGATATGTTAACCGGAATCCCCGAAAAGGGGCTGCAGGAGGTTACCGAAAATATTAAATTAACGGCTAATGATTTTCCCACCCCTTTCTTAAATTACCGGGAAAAAGGTTATACGCTCGAGTATCTGGGAGAGACCAAATTTGATAAAGATCGAGCTCATAAAATAAGACTTATTCAGGAACCCATTTTTATTAACGGGCAGGAACAAGAAAGTTTTTTGGTTTATTATTTTGATAAAAAAACTTCATTGCCAATAGGTAAAGCATCAGAAATAACCGTAGACGGGCAATTGCAGGAGGTTAATGAGTCCAGATTAAGTAATTATAAGGAAGTAAGTGGACTATTATTTCCTTTTACTGTTATTGAATCTGGCCAGAAAATAAAAATAAAAAATATTGTACTTAACCATGAAATAGATCCTGCAATCTTTACTTTTCCCACTAATCAAAGTAACTAA
- a CDS encoding C40 family peptidase, giving the protein MQYGICTLSIVPVRIQPNDASEMLTQLLYGENFKILEERGKWSRIRVAFDSYEGWVSNSQISKIEETYYEELLNSEQIYSVDLIEFIAESSGNLTHIPLGAVLNHAKLSNLVFDGHSVHGIGSKSRLIDTAILYLNTPFLWGGKTPFGIDSSGLTQMVYRLNGYCLHRDSAQQAKQGEALSFIEESEPGDLAFFDDADGNIIHVGLIMPDNYIIHADGKVRIDRIDHSGIFNIDLRKHTHKLRVIKKII; this is encoded by the coding sequence ATGCAATACGGAATTTGCACCCTTAGCATTGTCCCGGTAAGAATCCAACCGAATGATGCATCTGAAATGCTTACCCAATTGTTATATGGAGAAAATTTCAAGATCCTTGAAGAAAGAGGTAAATGGAGCAGGATTCGTGTTGCATTTGATTCTTACGAAGGCTGGGTAAGCAATAGCCAGATTTCAAAAATAGAGGAAACATACTACGAGGAACTTTTAAATAGTGAACAGATCTACTCTGTAGATCTAATTGAATTTATTGCTGAAAGCTCAGGTAATCTAACCCATATTCCCCTGGGTGCGGTGCTTAATCATGCCAAGCTATCAAACCTGGTCTTTGACGGGCATTCGGTTCACGGGATTGGCTCAAAATCCAGGTTGATTGATACTGCCATCCTATATCTTAACACACCTTTTTTATGGGGTGGAAAGACCCCTTTTGGAATTGATTCCAGCGGACTCACACAAATGGTTTACAGACTTAATGGTTATTGCCTGCACCGCGATTCCGCACAGCAGGCTAAACAAGGTGAAGCGCTTAGTTTTATTGAGGAAAGTGAACCGGGTGACCTGGCATTTTTTGATGATGCCGATGGAAATATAATTCATGTAGGTCTTATAATGCCCGATAATTATATTATACATGCCGATGGGAAAGTACGTATTGACAGGATAGACCATTCAGGGATCTTTAATATAGATCTTCGCAAGCACACCCATAAATTAAGGGTTATAAAAAAGATAATCTAA
- a CDS encoding glyoxalase, with translation MNQRDEHLLSLRPEIPSALISENMSSDEQFQNKTLRPVAKLQDLLFVEVFRNYIQKHKNTFYGFTIEKRMLFIANAIQRDIKFRNSLKGIMIGQFTMEEYGLYIQNSSALNKRMMNIVKERLFSNIQLLEDQGPYQQAQ, from the coding sequence ATGAATCAGCGAGATGAACATTTGCTTAGCCTACGACCTGAAATTCCCTCGGCTTTAATTTCAGAAAATATGAGTAGCGATGAGCAGTTTCAAAACAAAACCTTACGGCCGGTAGCTAAACTTCAGGATCTTCTTTTTGTGGAGGTATTCAGAAATTACATTCAGAAGCACAAGAACACTTTTTACGGATTTACAATTGAAAAAAGAATGCTTTTCATTGCCAATGCTATTCAAAGGGATATTAAGTTCAGGAACAGTTTAAAGGGAATAATGATAGGGCAATTCACAATGGAAGAATATGGACTATATATTCAAAATTCCTCTGCCCTTAATAAGCGTATGATGAATATTGTAAAGGAGCGTTTATTCTCAAACATCCAGTTACTGGAGGATCAGGGCCCGTATCAACAAGCCCAGTAA